In the Mya arenaria isolate MELC-2E11 chromosome 11, ASM2691426v1 genome, one interval contains:
- the LOC128209524 gene encoding monocarboxylate transporter 9-like, with protein MDQHSTVEGGRWGKIVVAAAFCIQVTGFGTTQSIGVYNIEWLRYFDAGAAAVSLVGAINLGVFLGAGPLASVLMSRWSHRQVALLGAILSNLGLICMPFAPNLPFMYVFYGVISGLGNCLSYVPSHVLTGLYFSKHRSLATGIATAGSGLGSTIFPIIMYHLIQHYGWRGSLFIVTGLNLHQILFAALLHPVPKDIQASVSCADELMEMKEKREMSKNLETSQDIQEKLLNGKTCNDVKIVDGDFSNENGEIEVNEMENLSKATSAMLECRKNSDTKLTTRVKLVNHLKTVFTVDFVIFFISNICWNAGGAIVLIFYAEYAYTAGLDKEDSSTVFTMCGAGACLGCILGGFLGNVKYFNRIWIYIVGNIGVGLISMLIPWRVMHTFWGLFMLIFIFGLMFGIILGLLVVVTSDLLGTKALGDGFGYLMLANGLGVFGGPPLAGILIDLYGSQDPAMYLSGAFSTMGGLIMCLVPLRRWLFPITEKQYLPSITLEVVVE; from the exons ATGGACCAACATTCCACTGTGGAGGGAGGGCGGTGGGGCAAGATAGTGGTGGCTGCAGCATTCTGTATACAG GTGACAGGCTTTGGCACTACCCAATCTATCGGAGTATACAACATAGAGTGGCTCCGCTATTTTGATGCTGGAGCTGCAGCAGTCTCACTTGTGGGTGCCATCAATCTGGGTGTCTTTCTTGGAGCAG GTCCCTTGGCGAGCGTGCTGATGTCACGCTGGAGTCACCGGCAGGTGGCACTGTTGGGTGCCATCCTGTCTAATCTTGGCCTCATCTGTATGCCGTTTGCCCCTAACTTGCCCTTCATGTATGTGTTCTATGGTGTCATATCAG GTTTGGGTAACTGCCTGTCGTACGTACCTTCCCACGTTCTGACAGGTCTCTACTTCAGCAAACATCGCAGTCTCGCCACAG GTATAGCAACAGCAGGTTCAGGGCTGGGTTCTACAATTTTCCCCATCATTATGTACCACCTTATTCAGCACTACGGCTGGCGGGGCTCCTTGTTCATTGTGACGGGACTGAACCTCCACCAGATCTTGTTTGCTGCCCTCCTCCACCCTGTACCGAAAGATATTCAGGCTTCTGTTTCATGTGCTGATGAGCTTATGGAGATGAAGGAGAAGAGAGAAATGTCAAAGAACTTGGAGACTAGTCAGGACATACAGGAGAAATTGTTAAATGGGAAAACTTGCAATGATGTAAAAATTGTTGATGGTGATTTTTCAAATGAGAATGGTGAAATTGAAgtaaatgaaatggaaaatttATCAAAAGCAACTTCAGCAATGCTGGAATGTAGAAAAAACAGTGATACAAAGTTGACAACCCGAGTGAAGTTagtcaatcatttaaaaactgtGTTTACTGtagattttgttattttctttataagcAACATTTGTTGGAATGCAGGGGGCGCCATAGTTCTTATATTCTATGCAGAGTATGCATATACCGCTGGTCTGGATAAAGAAGACTCTTCCACAGTGTTCACCATGTGTGGGGCCGGAGCTTGTTTGGGGTGTATACTTGGGGGATTTCTCGGGAATGTCAAATACTTCAACAGAATATGGATCTACATTGTAGGGAATATTGGAGTCGGACTTATTTCCATGTTGATCCCATGGCGAGTAATGCACACATTCTGGGGACTATTTATGCTCATTTTCATATTCGGGCTGATGTTTGGGATAATTCTCGGTCTGCTCGTTGTCGTGACTTCTGACCTTCTTGGGACCAAGGCTCTAGGGGACGGGTTCGGGTATCTGATGTTGGCCAATGGACTTGGTGTATTTGGTGGACCACCTTTAGCAG GTATATTGATAGATTTATATGGGAGCCAGGATCCTGCCATGTACCTGTCAGGGGCCTTCTCCACCATGGGAGGGTTGATCATGTGCCTAGTTCCACTCCGAAGATGGCTGTTTCCCATCACAGAGAAACAGTACTTACCCAGCATAACGCTGGAGGTTGTGGTTGAGTAA